AAAAGCGCAATCAACGCGACAAAAGCGTTGAGCACAACAATAAAGTAGAAACAATACCAGAGGAAATTGAGAATGGTGCTGAGACTGTCGAGAAGAGCGTCGATATCGATAATAATTTATCGAACTCAAAGAAGCCAGAGGAAACTGCTGCAGTTGAAGAGTCTACACAGGCAGAACCCAAACCGCAGCCAGAGAAGTCGGAATCAGAATTACCGGTAAAATCGAAAGTgcaggaagaagaagagacaGCTAAGGAACAGCACGAAGATGACACCACCCGCATAGGAACAGGGAAGGGCAAGGGAAAGGGTAGccataatgatgatgatgaacgGAGCATGGAAGAGGTAAAAGTTGCTTCGTCTTTAAGCTTTACAGCAAATAAGGATGAGGAACAACTAAAAACCACAAGCGATGTATTAGACATTCAAACAGAGGACGTTGAAGTGCGGAACCTTGAGAAGCCCAAATCGGACTCTGCCTCCAAACTGTCACTGCAAACTGATGAGCAAAAGGAGAATCAAGCGGAACAATCAGCGTCCCCAGCAACGGTAACATCAACGGAGCAGCAGCCAGATAAGGGAGCAGCAAACAAGGAAGACGAGCCAGGCAACAACACGTCGCTTCAACGATCCGTGCGCAAACGCAAGTGGCTAAGCAAGAAAATTGTGGAACGCACGCAACCAGTGCTGGCTATTTCAACGGATTCGTTGAAGAACATAATAGCTGATGTGGTGAATCCAGTGCCATTGAGCGATGTGCAATTGGAGTCATCATCAGAGGAAGAGGGCCTGGTCACCAGTGACCATGATGAGACAGATGAGCATTCGCTGACGCCCGAGTTAACGCGTGTGGCGGCTAAGGAGCGCGATGAGGGCAACGAGACCGATGAGGAGCAAAGACCGAAGTTACAATCGAAACAGCAGCATGATAAAGAAACGCCTGCTTCGCAAACGCTAAACAACAAATCCGTTGTTGAGAATGCACCAAATGCATCAGTAAatacagctgctgctggtacTGCTCCAGCGGCTGTCGTTGCCCGCTCTCCAAGTCCAGCCCGAAATCGCGCCAGTCATGTGCTCTACATCAGCAATTTGGTGCGACCTTTTACCGTGTTGCAGTTGAAAGGTTTGTTGGCGCGCACTGGAAAAATCGTTGATGACGATGGCTTCTGGATTGATCGCATCAAATCTAAGTGCTATGTTGCTTATGCCACAGAAGAGTAAGTCGCTGTTGATAGCATTTCTGTTACTCATAACTAACATTTGCTTTTCTCGCCAACTTCTTTAGCGAAGCCATTGAAACGCGTCATGCGTTGCATGGAGTACGTTGGCCGGTCTCGAATCCCAAGTGCTTAAATGTTGACTTCGGCAGTCGCACAGACATGGATCGAGCAATACAATCGACGAAGAACGAAACTCCCAAGTATCCGCAGGACAATACCAGAGATAATCAAAACGCAGGCAACACTTGGTCTCGCTTAGATGCTAGCGATAAAAAGGTaaaattactatatatactgtCGTGTATATATAACTAATTCTATAAATGTTGTATTTCAAACAGCCTGCTCGTCCTGTACGTGAATGGGATGTTGGCAAAAAGGAGCCCAACGATCGCGACAAATCAAGTAATGACAGACGTCGTAGCAGCAAGGAGCGGGTCGATTCACGTCTGCGCGATTCGGAACGTGGCAAAGGCGGAGCGGATGAAGCGGAACGCAGTGGTCAGGATAGGAAACGCTCTAGGGAACGGGATCGTGGTGGACGCGATCGCGAGCGCAGTGATCATCATGGCCATGGACGCAGCAGAAGTGGCTCACCAGGTTAACAACTAAATGaaaccataaaaaatgtactataaattatatttttttgcagcGGTGAAATCGAAGAAAAAGGAGAATGAACCACCAATCAGACTATTAGATGATCTATTTCGTAAAACCAAGGGCACACCGTGCATATATTGGCTGCCCTTGACACCGGAAGCCGTaagaaaaacttaaattttgtaaCAGATTCCCTTAATAACCTTGTCTCCTGCTTCGATAGATCGCGGAAAAGGAGGCGTTCCGTCAAAAGCGCATCGAGGAACACAAACAGCGTATCAAGGAACGCGAGGAGCGTGTAAATAAAGAGCGTGAACGTGAAAAGGATCGCGATCGTCAACGAGATAATCGACGTAGCAACCGGTCGAATGATCGGCGCCGCAGTTCACGCAGTCGTGATCGTGATCGTGAGCGACGACGTTACTAGGCCGTAACTAATGAACAAGATCAACAaccaatcacaacaacaacaaacaaaacaaaaaataaacaaagaaatgaAGTCATCTCgacaaccaaattttaaacaaacaaaacaaacagcacgcaagcaaaaacaagaacagcaacttCATTTCAAGGGGTGCTTCATGCAACCAACATTTTCTTTACCTTTGCACTTTTGCAACGTTCTGTTCTGACCTGTTAAAGTATTCAACTTGAAGTTGAAAATCTCCAAGTTCGagttgaatatttttcaaaaagacGGTAACGCCAAGAAAAGTataacatttgaaatttcgatttctttttttccccTCTATATATTTGCTGTTCTATTTACCtaccatataatatatatatgcataacttgatttgatttctttcCCAAATGTAGCTTTTTACAGCGCGCATCctcaacaattgcaacaagaacaacaacaagaactactTGAACATGAACAGCAGGTGTCGATTCAACACTCGTGGAGTCCCAATAAACTATGTCTCTGGAGCCCCAATAACTCTCGCTCGCTGCaagtgtttaaaaatatatacattaactatataaatacatatataaatattcaaatcgTAATTGCAGAAGCATTAATTGAATACttgtaattaaatgaaattttaatgaaaacctctagaaatataatttaaatcacACAAGGCAAGTTTGTGACCATGccaaaaaaagtatataactCATTCTATCATCcaatataaaacatttgcaatttctaaaatggaatttttcttacatcgaaaaaattatataaaa
This window of the Drosophila albomicans strain 15112-1751.03 chromosome 2L, ASM965048v2, whole genome shotgun sequence genome carries:
- the LOC117566153 gene encoding apoptotic chromatin condensation inducer in the nucleus, which encodes MRRRSERKKSSSPAPLPVQRRSRRSRKVSENEKTEDETTVVVEKVEDTKAPPIIEEINEERASCGEGERASSEEKHAAASQSPSPVRKSRSTRTTPKKRNQRDKSVEHNNKVETIPEEIENGAETVEKSVDIDNNLSNSKKPEETAAVEESTQAEPKPQPEKSESELPVKSKVQEEEETAKEQHEDDTTRIGTGKGKGKGSHNDDDERSMEEVKVASSLSFTANKDEEQLKTTSDVLDIQTEDVEVRNLEKPKSDSASKLSLQTDEQKENQAEQSASPATVTSTEQQPDKGAANKEDEPGNNTSLQRSVRKRKWLSKKIVERTQPVLAISTDSLKNIIADVVNPVPLSDVQLESSSEEEGLVTSDHDETDEHSLTPELTRVAAKERDEGNETDEEQRPKLQSKQQHDKETPASQTLNNKSVVENAPNASVNTAAAGTAPAAVVARSPSPARNRASHVLYISNLVRPFTVLQLKGLLARTGKIVDDDGFWIDRIKSKCYVAYATEDEAIETRHALHGVRWPVSNPKCLNVDFGSRTDMDRAIQSTKNETPKYPQDNTRDNQNAGNTWSRLDASDKKPARPVREWDVGKKEPNDRDKSSNDRRRSSKERVDSRLRDSERGKGGADEAERSGQDRKRSRERDRGGRDRERSDHHGHGRSRSGSPAVKSKKKENEPPIRLLDDLFRKTKGTPCIYWLPLTPEAIAEKEAFRQKRIEEHKQRIKEREERVNKEREREKDRDRQRDNRRSNRSNDRRRSSRSRDRDRERRRY